The Gemmatimonadota bacterium genomic interval GATCTTGCAAAATAACCATCGCAATCTCGAGCCACTGTTTTTGCCCGTGCGAAAGCGCATCGGCAACCGTATGCAGATGGTCAGCCAAACCCGTCTGCTCTGCAACAGCCTGGATGCGATCGCGATTCTTATCCGACAGACGCGAAACAAGCGAAAAGAGAACCGTGCGGTCAGTCTTGAGCGCCAGCATCAAATTCTCGTACACCGTGAGAGAAGTAAAAACAGACGGCGTTTGAAACTTCCGCCCAACACCCGCCTTGACAATCGCATCTTCGCTCATCTGCGTGAGATCGAACTTCTCAAAACGCGCACTGCCGCAATCGGGTCTGGTCTTCCCACACAAAACATCGAGAAAAGTGGTCTTACCCGCACCATTTGGACCGATAACAACGCGCAATTCGCGGTCGTGCAGGACAAACTCATCTATATCAAGCGCAACAAATCCATCAAAAGACACGCGCAAATTTTCAACAGTCAGCAGAACCGGATCAAAAATCATATCAATCCTGGCTTTCAGCAGGTACAGG includes:
- the urtD gene encoding urea ABC transporter ATP-binding protein UrtD; translation: MIFDPVLLTVENLRVSFDGFVALDIDEFVLHDRELRVVIGPNGAGKTTFLDVLCGKTRPDCGSARFEKFDLTQMSEDAIVKAGVGRKFQTPSVFTSLTVYENLMLALKTDRTVLFSLVSRLSDKNRDRIQAVAEQTGLADHLHTVADALSHGQKQWLEIAMVILQDPELFLIDEPAAGMTDEETVKTGELLERLTMNHAIIVIEHDMEFVRQIARTVTVLHEGKVLVEGPMDQVQNDPRVIECYLGSAQH